One Spinacia oleracea cultivar Varoflay chromosome 4, BTI_SOV_V1, whole genome shotgun sequence DNA segment encodes these proteins:
- the LOC110789371 gene encoding uncharacterized protein, producing MMRGTGSAGSKRQQPSWTTTIYLRFRAAEFEILFFLFFLVAFLFLKDLISRPEYNQILVKKPQHDFWPF from the exons ATGATGCGAGGAACTGGATCCGCCGGGTCGAAGCGGCAACAACCGTCGTGGACCACCACCATTTACCTACGCTTTCGTGCTGCCGAATTCGAGATtcttttcttcctcttctttctCGTTGCTTTTCTCTTCCTCAAAGATCTC ATATCAAGACCCGAGTATAATCAGATTCTGGTGAAGAAGCCTCAACATGACTTCTGGCCGTTTTAG